Proteins encoded together in one Shewanella acanthi window:
- a CDS encoding TonB-dependent receptor plug domain-containing protein codes for MIKRTKVASAINLAFVTSIAAGTFVASNAFAAEETAKVERIEVTGSRIQRQDMETASPVTVIDAAAIKAEGFTSVDQLLQVQTSMAGAAVGSTTNNGSDGVAQVDLRGMGSQRTLVLLNGRRMVNSGSGADSAVDLNSIPVAMIARVEILKDGASAVYGSDAIAGVVNIITKKDFEGFQFDMNGAGTDKGDGQNGDASVLYGFNTDGGNYTFGAAYSDRRGVVQGDRNWFDPSENTSTTIPTGALNQKVLDSNGNWVKRTKTYDFSNDVFFQTPSERRSLFANMTQELGNDVVLTADAIYTNRRSNQQLAAQPAVIKLNVCGDAKVTNPSAGCLALDQGMIDAGVKADARGQVEYRRRMKDVGPRIYSQDTDTWRLSAGLAGSLDVHTGMNWNVDYTFGKNKAATSVANSINATEMAASIYADPYAWFVGSPLTAEMMDVAYLEQTTGGNEQQTLAAGINGELFDLSAGAVGFALGAEYRRESGFYTPDAVIVAGDGTAAQQDPTDGNYNVISIFQEVSVPFTEKLTGEFALRLDDYSTFGKATTWKIGLTYTATDELMVRGVAATGFRAPSVAELYGGNSGSYDYLTNPWLALSDQTGQILVNRTADPDLKPEESESFTAGLVYSPDYIDGMSVTLDYWRFKVSDAIARMDVQAGLDACKGGVATACNTFNITEDGDLFNLTSALTNVGSQDTSGIDFNLAYSFELFGLDWKVNNDMTYLVQFEQDGEEYTGTIDGNFGAYARVRNNFSVSAGQDDWTVTYFNRYIGSMTDIYTDYDENDDPFTAYADVDSIIYHNVSGSYHFGDNTTLTLGVKNFTDEKPLYVTNGSDAGTVPEVYDTIGRTIYGGVTVKF; via the coding sequence ATGATCAAAAGAACCAAAGTAGCGTCGGCTATCAATTTAGCTTTCGTTACCTCTATCGCTGCAGGCACATTTGTTGCTTCAAACGCATTCGCTGCTGAAGAGACTGCAAAAGTTGAGCGTATTGAAGTAACGGGTTCACGCATTCAACGTCAAGATATGGAAACAGCTTCTCCTGTTACCGTTATTGATGCCGCAGCGATTAAAGCTGAAGGTTTCACTTCAGTAGACCAACTGTTACAAGTTCAAACTTCTATGGCAGGTGCTGCTGTAGGTTCAACTACCAACAACGGCTCTGACGGTGTGGCTCAAGTTGACCTACGTGGTATGGGATCACAACGTACATTAGTTCTGTTAAACGGCCGTCGCATGGTGAACTCTGGTTCAGGTGCTGACAGTGCTGTTGACTTGAACTCAATCCCAGTTGCGATGATTGCACGTGTTGAAATCCTGAAAGACGGCGCTTCAGCTGTTTACGGTTCTGACGCAATTGCAGGTGTTGTGAACATCATCACTAAGAAAGATTTCGAAGGCTTCCAGTTCGATATGAACGGTGCGGGAACCGACAAAGGCGATGGCCAAAACGGTGACGCAAGCGTTCTTTACGGTTTCAACACCGATGGCGGTAACTACACATTTGGTGCAGCTTACTCAGACCGTCGTGGTGTAGTTCAAGGCGACCGTAACTGGTTTGATCCATCTGAAAATACTAGTACAACTATCCCTACTGGTGCCTTAAATCAGAAGGTTTTAGATTCAAACGGTAATTGGGTTAAAAGAACTAAGACTTATGATTTTTCGAATGACGTGTTTTTCCAAACACCGAGTGAACGTCGTAGTTTGTTCGCTAACATGACTCAAGAACTGGGTAATGATGTGGTATTAACTGCTGATGCTATTTACACCAACCGTCGTTCTAATCAACAACTTGCAGCGCAACCAGCTGTAATTAAGTTGAATGTATGTGGTGATGCAAAAGTTACGAATCCTTCAGCTGGTTGTCTTGCACTTGATCAAGGCATGATTGACGCGGGTGTTAAAGCTGATGCTCGAGGTCAAGTTGAATATAGAAGACGTATGAAGGACGTCGGTCCACGAATCTACTCTCAAGATACCGATACTTGGCGTTTATCTGCTGGTTTAGCGGGTTCGCTAGATGTTCATACAGGTATGAACTGGAACGTCGATTATACTTTTGGTAAAAACAAAGCAGCTACTAGTGTAGCGAACTCAATCAATGCAACTGAGATGGCAGCTTCAATCTATGCAGATCCTTATGCTTGGTTTGTAGGTTCACCACTGACTGCTGAAATGATGGATGTCGCTTATTTAGAGCAGACTACTGGCGGTAACGAGCAACAAACTCTGGCAGCAGGTATTAACGGCGAGCTGTTCGACCTGAGCGCAGGTGCTGTTGGCTTCGCTTTGGGTGCGGAATACCGTCGTGAAAGTGGTTTTTACACGCCGGATGCGGTTATCGTTGCGGGTGATGGCACTGCTGCTCAGCAAGATCCAACTGATGGTAACTACAACGTAATCTCTATTTTCCAAGAAGTAAGTGTTCCATTTACAGAGAAGTTAACTGGTGAATTCGCGCTGCGCTTAGACGATTACTCAACTTTTGGTAAAGCGACTACTTGGAAAATTGGTTTAACTTATACTGCAACTGATGAGCTTATGGTTCGTGGTGTAGCAGCCACAGGTTTCCGTGCACCAAGCGTTGCGGAACTTTATGGCGGTAATTCAGGATCTTATGACTATTTAACTAACCCTTGGTTAGCATTAAGTGATCAAACAGGCCAAATTTTAGTAAACCGTACGGCTGATCCAGATCTTAAACCAGAAGAATCAGAGTCGTTCACTGCTGGTTTGGTTTACTCTCCAGATTATATTGACGGTATGTCAGTGACTCTAGATTACTGGCGTTTTAAGGTCTCTGATGCAATTGCTCGTATGGATGTTCAAGCTGGTCTAGATGCCTGTAAGGGTGGCGTTGCAACAGCATGTAATACATTCAATATTACTGAAGATGGTGATTTATTTAATCTAACAAGTGCTTTGACTAACGTAGGTTCACAGGACACAAGTGGTATTGACTTCAACCTCGCTTATAGCTTCGAGCTGTTTGGCTTAGATTGGAAAGTTAACAACGATATGACTTACCTTGTTCAATTTGAACAGGATGGTGAAGAGTACACTGGTACTATCGACGGTAACTTCGGTGCTTATGCTCGCGTTCGTAACAACTTTAGTGTTTCTGCAGGCCAAGACGATTGGACTGTGACTTATTTTAACCGTTATATCGGTTCTATGACTGATATTTATACTGATTATGACGAAAATGATGATCCATTTACTGCTTATGCTGATGTTGATTCAATCATTTATCATAACGTATCTGGTTCATATCACTTTGGTGATAACACCACACTGACTTTAGGTGTGAAGAACTTCACTGATGAAAAACCATTATACGTAACTAATGGTAGTGATGCAGGTACTGTTCCAGAAGTTTATGACACTATCGGCCGTACTATCTACGGTGGTGTGACTGTCAAGTTCTAA